The DNA sequence GTCGCGCAACTGCTTGGCCTCCTGCGCCTGCGTCGCGTCCATCCCGCCGTACTTCGCCTTCCAGGAGTACAGCGTGTGCTTGCTCACGCCCACCTCTCGCGCCACATCCTCCGCCCGCCGCCCTGCGTCCATCTGCTTCAGTGCTGCGATCATCTCCGCTTCCGTGTGCTTGCTCCGAGACATGCTCCTCCCCTCGCTCTCCGCTGCCTGCGAAGTGTGAAATCATACTCAGGAGTGTGTGGATCTAGGGGAGCAGGTCACTCGCGCTCGGATCGGGAGCCGACAATTACGTCGATTATTTCGAGACCTGCCGACGGAAGCGCAATGTGATCGACTACGCGCATTCCCACGTCGCCACCGAGACCGAGGCGAAAGAGATTGTGAAGCAGGCGGCTGCGTTCTATGAGCTGGTGGAGACCTGGATTGCGATGCATCACACTGCTTTCAAGAAGGTGTAGAAGCTCGGATCATGGCCTTGCGGCCTCGGCTTCAAAGGGTGTGACGAATGCGCACGCGAATGCTCGATAGCACTACTGAACTGGCGCAAGTCTTCCGTAAATGGTGCCTGCTGGCTGAAAACATCCGCGTTGTCACGGCGTGGGCGACGACCGACTGCTCCATATGTAATTGCCTGAGCGATGCGCGGGGCAAGATCGCGACTATGGTTGTAGGACTGGACTTCTACACAACATCGCCTGATTTCCTTCGTCAATTTCGCTCCGTGATTCGCATCGGCGATGCTCTGAACGGCGGCACTTTTCATCCGAAACTTTATGTGTTCCAAAACGGCGACAGATTCTGTTGCGTGATCGGCAGTTCGAATTTCACAAGCGGCGGCTTTGGCAACAACAGCGAGCTGAATGTCTGTATCGAGGGCGCGACCTCGGAACCGTTTTTCAAACAGATTTCTGCTTACATTGATGAGCAGGAAAAGAACTCGGAGCCTCTGACAAAACCCGAGATCACCGATTATCGGAAGCAGTTCGAAAAGCTGCGGACTGCGCGCACACGCCTTGCCAAGTTTCATCCCACCCAAGCGGCCAAAACGAAAGCCAAAGAAAGAATCCAGCGGGAAAGCGCGGGCGAAGAGCCACCCGAACAATTGAACAAGACGTGGCCTGAATTCGTGGGGCTTATTCTTGCTCCCAAGCGCCGCAAACGTATCGACGGAGGTAAAGGAGGAGAACCCGACTACCTGCAGACTGCGGAGCGCTGCCAAAAGCTGTTCGCGCAACACGGCACATTAGCAAAGATGCCGGCCAGCGACCGGCAATTTGTGGGCGGCACATCCCACGAAGGCGGCTGGTTTGGCAGCATGCGAGGAGCCGGTTATTTCAAGCAGAAGCTAAACCAGAATCCAGCCAGCCTGGATGCCGCGCTCGATCACATTCCCCGGACTGGCAAGATCAGTAAAGCGGTTTACGACAGATTTGCTGACGCTTACCAGTGGGAGCGCGCAGGCGTAGCGACAGCATCGCGCCTGCTAGCAATGAAACGGCCGGATCTGTTCATCTGCATTGATTCGAAAAACCGTTCCAGCGTCGCCGAAGCATTCGGCGTCTCGGCACTCTCGCTTCAGAGCTTCGATGGGTACTGGAGTCTCATGCAGAGAATTTGGCATTGTCCTTGGTGGCGCGCACCACGACCGCAGCACGCCCTTGAGCGCCGCATTTGGGATGCTCGCGTCGCTCTGCTCGATTCGGTCTACTACGTGGAGAACGTCACGTAACTTAGTTTTCGATCAATTCGGCAGGAACTGACGATCGCCGAGTTTTCCGCATATCCTTTTGCCCTTCACGGCGTGCGTCGGTTATACAAGCCTCAGCTGCCTATTTGGGGGCAGCACCAGGTCGGATCACGAGCGTCGCAGCTGTCCACTGCGGTTGCCTCGCTTGCCGACAGGTAGCCCAGTGCGATTCGGGCTCTAAATAGACTTCGCCGCCGGGCAACCGGCCAGTGGCGTATGCGGGCTGCGGCTGTACATGCCCTTCACGCAGCGGGGTGACACTCGCCGTGTCTTTACACGGCAGCAAAAGAAAAATCGTGCCAATGACGACCGGCAGATCGCCGGCCGTTTTCATTTCCGGCTCCATCTCATGCCCACGCAGACTCGCTCGAAGCGAAAGCTCCCGCCGATTGGCGCTGTTCCGGTGCAACTAAGCAGCTCCAGGATGAGTGCCTCGAAATGTCGCCAGCTCCTCGGACCCAGTTGTCAGCTGACCGATGCTGAAATCGAACTACTGCGCGACCAGCTGTATGGTTTTGCCCACGTAGTCATCGAGGCCTGGCACGAGTGGGGCAAGGCTGACGCTAAGAAATCCGCTGCCGCTCGCCGCGCGGAGATTAACGAGGCCGTCACCGAGAGGGCAGCGATCATGGAGTTCGACGGCCGAGTGGGCCGCCGCGAAGCCGAACGGCGAGCGCGTTCGGACATCGGCAGATTCGGCAATTCGGGAAAGGACGCCTCGCTGCCCGGCGCCTTTGGCGATTGAGCGGCTGCTTTTCTAAGCCTCGCCCCACACTGTGGGACCTCCAAAGTCTGCTTACTCCCCT is a window from the Terriglobales bacterium genome containing:
- a CDS encoding transposase; its protein translation is MSRSKHTEAEMIAALKQMDAGRRAEDVAREVGVSKHTLYSWKAKYGGMDATQAQEAKQLRD
- a CDS encoding phospholipase D-like domain-containing protein codes for the protein MRTRMLDSTTELAQVFRKWCLLAENIRVVTAWATTDCSICNCLSDARGKIATMVVGLDFYTTSPDFLRQFRSVIRIGDALNGGTFHPKLYVFQNGDRFCCVIGSSNFTSGGFGNNSELNVCIEGATSEPFFKQISAYIDEQEKNSEPLTKPEITDYRKQFEKLRTARTRLAKFHPTQAAKTKAKERIQRESAGEEPPEQLNKTWPEFVGLILAPKRRKRIDGGKGGEPDYLQTAERCQKLFAQHGTLAKMPASDRQFVGGTSHEGGWFGSMRGAGYFKQKLNQNPASLDAALDHIPRTGKISKAVYDRFADAYQWERAGVATASRLLAMKRPDLFICIDSKNRSSVAEAFGVSALSLQSFDGYWSLMQRIWHCPWWRAPRPQHALERRIWDARVALLDSVYYVENVT